One segment of Vibrio gazogenes DNA contains the following:
- a CDS encoding ribonuclease T2 family protein → MKLKTLLAVFSALALLFGVVGQSSAVTFSGTFYASQSCPAYQSKNKKTNPGNIYLVSGQSYQIREANKNDATWYRVVVENANPQLRWVSVSCGEVKGDDSSSSGSSGSGSCSTAGQEDSYVFALSWQPAFCETHTSKPECKVTDSSAYQAGNFTLHGLWPNKASCGTSYGFCGSYSHSVSPFCSYDAVPMSSSTLALLGQYMPSAAYGSCLQRHEWYKHGTCQTQRNADEYFKTAIRLQKEFNQNVAYFMQEHLGESVSTQDFFDVVDQAFFDGAYKRLQISCKNSKLVDVYINLPKQLDENASLESLMMDADPKFSNQCGSSFTVDEIGF, encoded by the coding sequence ATGAAACTAAAAACTCTGTTGGCTGTTTTTTCTGCCCTGGCACTGTTGTTCGGTGTTGTCGGGCAGAGTTCCGCGGTGACTTTCTCTGGTACTTTTTATGCCAGCCAGTCATGTCCGGCTTATCAATCAAAAAACAAGAAAACCAATCCTGGTAACATCTATCTGGTTTCCGGGCAGTCTTACCAAATTCGTGAGGCGAATAAAAATGACGCCACCTGGTACCGGGTGGTGGTTGAAAATGCTAATCCGCAGTTGCGTTGGGTCTCTGTCAGTTGTGGTGAGGTAAAAGGTGATGATTCTTCTTCATCTGGCAGCTCGGGTTCTGGCAGCTGTTCAACGGCAGGTCAGGAAGACAGTTATGTCTTTGCTCTCAGCTGGCAGCCAGCTTTCTGTGAAACACACACGTCAAAGCCTGAATGTAAGGTCACGGATTCCAGCGCTTATCAGGCCGGAAACTTTACCCTGCATGGTTTATGGCCGAATAAAGCTTCTTGTGGCACAAGTTACGGATTCTGTGGCAGTTATTCTCACTCGGTGAGTCCTTTTTGCAGCTATGATGCGGTTCCGATGTCATCATCGACGCTGGCATTACTGGGACAATATATGCCAAGTGCAGCCTATGGTTCTTGTTTACAACGTCATGAATGGTACAAGCACGGTACCTGCCAGACGCAAAGAAACGCGGATGAATATTTTAAAACTGCGATTCGTCTGCAAAAAGAATTTAACCAGAATGTCGCTTATTTCATGCAGGAGCATCTCGGTGAATCTGTCTCCACGCAGGACTTTTTTGATGTTGTGGATCAGGCGTTTTTCGACGGAGCGTATAAACGGTTACAGATTTCATGTAAGAACAGCAAATTAGTGGATGTCTATATTAATTTGCCGAAACAACTGGATGAAAATGCTTCCCTTGAAAGCTTAATGATGGATGCTGATCCGAAGTTTTCTAACCAATGTGGCAGCAGCTTCACTGTGGATGAAATCGGCTTTTAA
- a CDS encoding HEPN domain-containing protein: MKTSFDHLPERKQHELALISTILRDTLEEYLVGKQGSKAEFRILKIILFGSHAKGGWVSDIPNGYVSDYDILVIVNKPSLVEEDLVWRRAEEQIDRKVKSAPLGLIVHTLEEVNEQLRQGHYFFKDIREEGIEIFAATPKELAEPGDLSDEERRQIAQQHFEQWFQSAGEFLEFSQIAIDKGYVNKAAFELHQAAERFFACTLLVLTNYLPKTHNIEKLKKYCAEQDLAFADIFPMDDKFHRRSFRRLQRAYIDARYSMHYEITEEELVYLQGEVEKLKGLVEQVCLGRLEG; this comes from the coding sequence ATGAAGACTTCATTCGACCATCTTCCCGAACGTAAACAGCACGAGCTTGCGCTGATCTCGACCATTTTGCGCGATACGCTGGAAGAATACCTCGTTGGTAAGCAGGGGAGTAAAGCCGAGTTCCGGATCCTGAAAATCATTCTGTTCGGCAGCCACGCCAAAGGCGGTTGGGTGAGCGATATTCCCAACGGCTATGTCAGTGACTACGACATTCTGGTGATCGTCAACAAACCTTCGTTGGTGGAAGAGGATCTCGTCTGGCGTAGAGCCGAAGAGCAGATCGACCGCAAAGTCAAAAGCGCACCGCTGGGGCTGATTGTGCATACTTTGGAAGAGGTCAATGAACAGCTCAGACAGGGTCACTACTTCTTTAAAGATATTCGCGAAGAGGGCATCGAAATCTTTGCTGCGACGCCTAAAGAACTGGCCGAACCGGGGGATCTGAGTGATGAAGAACGCCGTCAAATCGCACAGCAGCATTTTGAGCAATGGTTTCAAAGTGCAGGAGAGTTTTTAGAATTCTCTCAGATTGCGATAGATAAAGGTTATGTGAATAAAGCCGCTTTTGAATTACACCAAGCAGCAGAGCGATTCTTCGCTTGCACCTTACTGGTTCTGACCAACTACCTACCCAAAACCCATAATATCGAGAAACTGAAAAAATATTGCGCCGAGCAAGACCTTGCCTTCGCTGATATCTTCCCGATGGACGACAAATTCCACCGCCGCAGCTTCCGCCGCCTGCAACGTGCCTACATCGACGCCCGTTACTCGATGCATTACGAAATCACCGAAGAAGAATTGGTGTATCTGCAAGGGGAAGTGGAGAAGCTGAAAGGGCTGGTGGAGCAAGTTTGCTTGGGGCGGCTTGAGGGGTAA
- a CDS encoding response regulator, with protein sequence MENLSKLLESFASLLWPLSFVAILVYFRSSIASVIESAKGRKFTLKVAGNELTMEQVTEQQRHIITDLQEKIASLEEGLERLQSGASPESDVRDDGKIDVSKLKILWVDDNPKNNSFLVASLGELGVDVHIAKSTTEGIQLFNSIKYDRVISDMGRPEGGQAGIDLTKLIRESGSDVPVYIYCGKWAASNFKESALAAGVTGLTSSGTSLLKMLRLNRANKQSKTDA encoded by the coding sequence ATGGAAAATTTAAGTAAATTACTTGAGTCCTTTGCAAGTTTACTCTGGCCGCTGTCGTTTGTTGCGATATTGGTTTATTTTCGTTCATCTATAGCGTCGGTAATTGAGTCCGCTAAAGGGCGTAAGTTCACACTCAAAGTCGCTGGCAATGAGCTAACGATGGAACAAGTTACCGAGCAACAGAGACATATCATAACTGACTTACAAGAAAAAATTGCTTCTCTTGAGGAGGGGCTTGAACGTCTTCAGTCTGGAGCCAGCCCTGAGTCAGATGTAAGAGATGACGGTAAAATAGATGTTTCTAAATTAAAAATCTTGTGGGTCGATGATAACCCCAAAAACAATAGCTTCCTTGTAGCAAGCTTGGGAGAACTAGGAGTGGATGTTCATATTGCAAAGTCCACTACTGAGGGCATTCAACTATTTAATTCCATCAAGTATGATCGTGTGATTAGTGATATGGGGCGTCCAGAAGGTGGTCAGGCAGGAATAGATCTTACAAAATTAATTCGTGAAAGCGGTTCAGATGTTCCTGTCTACATTTACTGTGGAAAATGGGCTGCAAGTAACTTCAAAGAGAGCGCTCTTGCGGCAGGTGTAACTGGTCTCACATCTTCAGGGACATCGTTGCTTAAAATGCTTCGTCTAAATCGAGCTAACAAACAAAGTAAAACGGACGCATAA